One genomic window of Lepeophtheirus salmonis chromosome 5, UVic_Lsal_1.4, whole genome shotgun sequence includes the following:
- the LOC121117694 gene encoding dual specificity mitogen-activated protein kinase kinase 4, which produces MWNTRGSNGSNNFKIEESQTSSAFSRLSRPGSGRDRRYKSGEDWSNSAFVPEHHRVIPLPGGGRIPTENMKEKREGLKISFSQPNMRPLAGLPLSSPETNHSRRFLLYQNAHSAGKLKLPPEMNEYEFKAEDLKDEGEIGRGAFGSVNRMSFRQTGTIMAVKRIRSTVDEKEQKELLMDLEVVMKCADCPNIVSFFGAIFKEGDCWICMEIMDISSDKFYKYIYEDMNSRIPENIIGKITVATVFALNYLKERLKIIHRDVKPSNILLDIKGNIKLCDFGISGRLVDSIAKTRDAGCRPYMAPERIDPQRARGYDVRSDVWSLGITLVELSTGKFPYPKWNSVFEQLQQVVHGDPPKLSPDDGVFTPQFLEFVNTCLIKEERRRPKYDKLLEFPFIKTSKAEEADVAGYVTDFFQKKNDDMDLS; this is translated from the coding sequence ATGTGGAATACGAGAGGCTCGAACGGAAGCAATAATTTCAAGATAGAAGAGTCCCAAACAAGTAGTGCTTTTAGCCGGCTCAGCCGACCCGGATCCGGGAGAGATCGCCGCTACAAATCAGGAGAGGATTGGAGTAATTCTGCCTTTGTTCCCGAACACCACCGTGTGATTCCTTTGCCAGGAGGAGGTCGAATTCCAACTGAAAACATGAAGGAGAAAAGAGAGGGTCTTAAAATCAGTTTTTCACAGCCCAACATGCGGCCCCTCGCGGGTCTCCCTCTTAGTTCTCCAGAGACGAATCATAGTCGACGGTTTCTTCTTTACCAAAATGCACACTCCGCAGGAAAGCTCAAATTGCCTCCTGAGATGAATGAATATGAGTTTAAAGCGGAGGATCTCAAGGATGAAGGAGAAATTGGGAGGGGAGCTTTTGGATCCGTTAATCGAATGTCATTCCGTCAAACGGGAACAATCATGGCTGTTAAAAGAATTCGATCCACTGTGGATGAAAAGGAACAAAAGGAGTTACTTATGGATCTAGAAGTAGTTATGAAATGTGCGGATTGTCCAAatattgttagtttttttgGGGCTATCTTTAAGGAGGGAGACTGTTGGATATGCATGGAAATCATGGATATTTCCTCAGATAAgttttataagtacatatacgAAGATATGAACAGTCGTAttccagaaaatattattggaaaaatcACCGTTGCAACAGTGTTTGCtctcaattatttaaaagaacgTCTCAAGATCATTCATAGGGATGTTAAACCTTCTAACATTCTTTTAGATATAAAGGGGAATATTAAGTTGTGTGATTTTGGCATCTCTGGAAGATTGGTGGATTCCATTGCCAAGACGCGCGATGCAGGTTGCCGTCCTTATATGGCACCTGAACGAATTGACCCTCAAAGGGCGAGGGGCTATGATGTTCGTTCAGATGTTTGGAGTCTTGGAATAACATTAGTGGAGTTATCAACTGGCAAATTTCCATACCCCAAGTGGAATTCCGTCTTTGAACAACTACAGCAAGTTGTTCATGGTGATCCTCCTAAACTTAGTCCTGATGATGGAGTTTTCACTCCCCAATTTCTAGAGTTTGTCAATACATGTCTAATCAAAGAAGAGAGGCGACGGCCCAAGTATGATAAATTGCTTGAGTTTCCTTTTATAAAGACATCAAAAGCAGAAGAGGCGGATGTGGCGGGTTATGTTACTGATttcttccaaaagaaaaatgatgacATGGATTTATCTTAG
- the LOC121117714 gene encoding uncharacterized protein KIAA2013 homolog isoform X3: protein MVMMPEWTYHELYRKLRRTLDPTLSSKKGLFLIFSALILMVYLGPSILSWLFDRRSSHPSAIFRNGDDYAELLDQFPLGSCLHEPLSVYMDDLLRGDAHIVRNTESHEYLPYVGNGYFGLSVEPESQFYVFGAKRTLNAPLHFKPLVNVELKVSHWRNEMEEAASIVHFSSGFVYQHRCPKDDENSGITISQTIFAHRKIPHILVQEIKLDNPSNKENTFNLRRSGIHKEWKTSEFATQAKIQDQEYFISTGSEPYPAPEESDNPSTVDLIRVVTIVYPKLEKTITVAPRSSETLIIYTALVYSDPIHPQEDIKKERTRTQSRATDALTKAVKESYYKFRQSHESIWRHNLWNTGFGISYSYADDAVNGHKINATIYYVLSQVPALIHSIYTPPESRNKLQSHLNFPEGCYGGQPSTLNAPNLWTSLATVSKVNYVVKLWKLSLEKHGCHAMLKAGADGVSQAMVLSFMGLNFRQHHLELNAHPKDLHRDFYIRRLRLGGNGTQVNLGVIVQNDNKALLRVSLEKQSQNYYYACDAGCLDPPVKLGTVPKDFPVKLTEPVTAILYITSDYSHILELKDTIHVREVADAPAHEHHVIALHKHGNKLGGLPTIFWFSIGFFIFVFHVFLFKLVWQEYCSGNDKIRTSNKYV, encoded by the exons ATGGTAATGATGCCCGAGTGGACCTATCATGAGTTGTATCGCAAACTCCGAAGGACTCTGGACCCGACACTCTCCTCCAAAAAGGGATTGTTTCTCATCTTTTCTGCATTGATTCTCATGGTGTATCTGGGACCTTCCATCCTATCCTGGCTATTTGATCGGAGATCCTCTCATCCCTCCGCCATCTTCAGAAATGGCGATGATTATGCAGAACTCCTGGACCAATTCCCACTCGGCAGTTGTCTCCACGAGCCTCTCTCCGTGTACATGGACGATCTTCTTCGTGGCGATGCTCACATTGTGAGAAATACAGAGTCTCATGAATACCTTCCTTATGTGGGCAATGGATATTTTGGTCTCTCTGTTGAACCAGAATCTCAGTTCTACGTTTTTGGAGCTAAAAGAACCCTCAATGCTCCTTTACACTTCAAGCCCCTTGTCAATGTTGAGCTTAAAGTATCACACTGGAGAAATGAAATGGAGGAAGCAGCCagtattgttcatttttcttcCGGTTTTGTGTATCAACATCGATGTCCCAAAGATGATGAGAATTCTGGAATTACGATTTCCCAAACCATTTTTGCTCATAGGAAAATACCACATATTCTcgttcaagaaataaaattagataatccatctaataaagaaaatactttcaaTTTAAGGCGTAGCGGTATTCACAAGGAGTGGAAAACTTCTGAATTTGCTACTCAAGcaaa aatccAAGATCAGGAGTACTTCATATCCACTGGATCTGAACCCTATCCTGCTCCTGAAGAATCAGATAATCCTTCAACTGTAGACCTTATTCGAGTTGTTACAATTGTGTATCCTAAATTAGAGAAAACAATAACTGTGGCACCAAGGTCATCAGAAACGCTTATTATTTATACGGCCCTTGTTTACTCGGATCCTATTCACCCCCAGGaagatatcaaaaaagaaagaacaagAACTCAGTCTAGAGCAACAGAT GCCTTGACAAAAGCGGTCAAGGAATCTTATTACAAGTTTAGACAAAGCCATGAATCCATATGGAGACATAATTTATGGAATACAGGATTTGGAATAAGTTATTCTTATGCAGATGATGCAGTAAATGGACATAAAATTAATGCAACTATTTATTATGTTCTGAGTCAAGTACCTGCCTTGATTCATTCCATTTATACACCACCTGAATCTCGAAATAAGCTTCAAAGCCATTTGAATTTTCCTGAAGGATGCTATGGAGGTCAACCATCGACCCT aaacgCTCCTAATTTGTGGACTTCTTTAGCTACTGTGTCTAAAGTGAACTACGTCGTCAAACTTTGGAAGCTCTCCTTAGAAAAACAT GGATGTCATGCCATGTTGAAGGCTGGTGCTGATGGAGTTTCTCAGGCCATGGTTTTGAGCTTTATGGGTCTCAATTTCCGTCAACATCATCTTGAATTGAACGCTCATCCAAAAGATCTACACAGAGACTTTTATATCAGGCGGCTACGTTTGGGAGGTAATGGCACTCAAGTGAATCTGGGTGTAATTGTTCAGAATGATAATAAAGCTTTACTTCGAGTTTCTCTCGAGAAACAATCTCAAAATTACTATTATGCCTGTGATGCTGGCTGCCTTGATCCCCCAGTCAAATTAGGGACTGTTCCCAAGGATTTTCCAGTCAAGTTGACCGAACCTGTTACGGCCATTTTGTATATTACATCTGATTATTCACATATTTTAGAACTTAAGGATACTATTCACGTTCGTGAAGTAGCGGATG ctcCAGCCCATGAGCATCACGTTATTGCGCTGCACAAACATGGTAATAAATTAGGAGGTCTTCCAACCATATTTTGGTTTTCCATTggcttcttcatttttgtttttcacgTCTTCCTTTTTAAGTTAGTATGGCAAGAGTATTGTTCCGGAAATGATAAGATAAGAACAag CAACAAATACGTTTGA
- the LOC121117714 gene encoding uncharacterized protein KIAA2013 homolog isoform X1: protein MVMMPEWTYHELYRKLRRTLDPTLSSKKGLFLIFSALILMVYLGPSILSWLFDRRSSHPSAIFRNGDDYAELLDQFPLGSCLHEPLSVYMDDLLRGDAHIVRNTESHEYLPYVGNGYFGLSVEPESQFYVFGAKRTLNAPLHFKPLVNVELKVSHWRNEMEEAASIVHFSSGFVYQHRCPKDDENSGITISQTIFAHRKIPHILVQEIKLDNPSNKENTFNLRRSGIHKEWKTSEFATQAKIQDQEYFISTGSEPYPAPEESDNPSTVDLIRVVTIVYPKLEKTITVAPRSSETLIIYTALVYSDPIHPQEDIKKERTRTQSRATDALTKAVKESYYKFRQSHESIWRHNLWNTGFGISYSYADDAVNGHKINATIYYVLSQVPALIHSIYTPPESRNKLQSHLNFPEGCYGGQPSTLNAPNLWTSLATVSKVNYVVKLWKLSLEKHGCHAMLKAGADGVSQAMVLSFMGLNFRQHHLELNAHPKDLHRDFYIRRLRLGGNGTQVNLGVIVQNDNKALLRVSLEKQSQNYYYACDAGCLDPPVKLGTVPKDFPVKLTEPVTAILYITSDYSHILELKDTIHVREVADAPAHEHHVIALHKHGNKLGGLPTIFWFSIGFFIFVFHVFLFKLVWQEYCSGNDKIRTRKYSDYEKW, encoded by the exons ATGGTAATGATGCCCGAGTGGACCTATCATGAGTTGTATCGCAAACTCCGAAGGACTCTGGACCCGACACTCTCCTCCAAAAAGGGATTGTTTCTCATCTTTTCTGCATTGATTCTCATGGTGTATCTGGGACCTTCCATCCTATCCTGGCTATTTGATCGGAGATCCTCTCATCCCTCCGCCATCTTCAGAAATGGCGATGATTATGCAGAACTCCTGGACCAATTCCCACTCGGCAGTTGTCTCCACGAGCCTCTCTCCGTGTACATGGACGATCTTCTTCGTGGCGATGCTCACATTGTGAGAAATACAGAGTCTCATGAATACCTTCCTTATGTGGGCAATGGATATTTTGGTCTCTCTGTTGAACCAGAATCTCAGTTCTACGTTTTTGGAGCTAAAAGAACCCTCAATGCTCCTTTACACTTCAAGCCCCTTGTCAATGTTGAGCTTAAAGTATCACACTGGAGAAATGAAATGGAGGAAGCAGCCagtattgttcatttttcttcCGGTTTTGTGTATCAACATCGATGTCCCAAAGATGATGAGAATTCTGGAATTACGATTTCCCAAACCATTTTTGCTCATAGGAAAATACCACATATTCTcgttcaagaaataaaattagataatccatctaataaagaaaatactttcaaTTTAAGGCGTAGCGGTATTCACAAGGAGTGGAAAACTTCTGAATTTGCTACTCAAGcaaa aatccAAGATCAGGAGTACTTCATATCCACTGGATCTGAACCCTATCCTGCTCCTGAAGAATCAGATAATCCTTCAACTGTAGACCTTATTCGAGTTGTTACAATTGTGTATCCTAAATTAGAGAAAACAATAACTGTGGCACCAAGGTCATCAGAAACGCTTATTATTTATACGGCCCTTGTTTACTCGGATCCTATTCACCCCCAGGaagatatcaaaaaagaaagaacaagAACTCAGTCTAGAGCAACAGAT GCCTTGACAAAAGCGGTCAAGGAATCTTATTACAAGTTTAGACAAAGCCATGAATCCATATGGAGACATAATTTATGGAATACAGGATTTGGAATAAGTTATTCTTATGCAGATGATGCAGTAAATGGACATAAAATTAATGCAACTATTTATTATGTTCTGAGTCAAGTACCTGCCTTGATTCATTCCATTTATACACCACCTGAATCTCGAAATAAGCTTCAAAGCCATTTGAATTTTCCTGAAGGATGCTATGGAGGTCAACCATCGACCCT aaacgCTCCTAATTTGTGGACTTCTTTAGCTACTGTGTCTAAAGTGAACTACGTCGTCAAACTTTGGAAGCTCTCCTTAGAAAAACAT GGATGTCATGCCATGTTGAAGGCTGGTGCTGATGGAGTTTCTCAGGCCATGGTTTTGAGCTTTATGGGTCTCAATTTCCGTCAACATCATCTTGAATTGAACGCTCATCCAAAAGATCTACACAGAGACTTTTATATCAGGCGGCTACGTTTGGGAGGTAATGGCACTCAAGTGAATCTGGGTGTAATTGTTCAGAATGATAATAAAGCTTTACTTCGAGTTTCTCTCGAGAAACAATCTCAAAATTACTATTATGCCTGTGATGCTGGCTGCCTTGATCCCCCAGTCAAATTAGGGACTGTTCCCAAGGATTTTCCAGTCAAGTTGACCGAACCTGTTACGGCCATTTTGTATATTACATCTGATTATTCACATATTTTAGAACTTAAGGATACTATTCACGTTCGTGAAGTAGCGGATG ctcCAGCCCATGAGCATCACGTTATTGCGCTGCACAAACATGGTAATAAATTAGGAGGTCTTCCAACCATATTTTGGTTTTCCATTggcttcttcatttttgtttttcacgTCTTCCTTTTTAAGTTAGTATGGCAAGAGTATTGTTCCGGAAATGATAAGATAAGAACAag gaaATATTCCGATTATGAAAAATGGTAG
- the LOC121117714 gene encoding uncharacterized protein KIAA2013 homolog isoform X2, with product MVMMPEWTYHELYRKLRRTLDPTLSSKKGLFLIFSALILMVYLGPSILSWLFDRRSSHPSAIFRNGDDYAELLDQFPLGSCLHEPLSVYMDDLLRGDAHIVRNTESHEYLPYVGNGYFGLSVEPESQFYVFGAKRTLNAPLHFKPLVNVELKVSHWRNEMEEAASIVHFSSGFVYQHRCPKDDENSGITISQTIFAHRKIPHILVQEIKLDNPSNKENTFNLRRSGIHKEWKTSEFATQAKIQDQEYFISTGSEPYPAPEESDNPSTVDLIRVVTIVYPKLEKTITVAPRSSETLIIYTALVYSDPIHPQEDIKKERTRTQSRATDALTKAVKESYYKFRQSHESIWRHNLWNTGFGISYSYADDAVNGHKINATIYYVLSQVPALIHSIYTPPESRNKLQSHLNFPEGCYGGQPSTLNAPNLWTSLATVSKVNYVVKLWKLSLEKHGCHAMLKAGADGVSQAMVLSFMGLNFRQHHLELNAHPKDLHRDFYIRRLRLGGNGTQVNLGVIVQNDNKALLRVSLEKQSQNYYYACDAGCLDPPVKLGTVPKDFPVKLTEPVTAILYITSDYSHILELKDTIHVREVADAPAHEHHVIALHKHGNKLGGLPTIFWFSIGFFIFVFHVFLFKLVWQEYCSGNDKIRTRSRSYYWYN from the exons ATGGTAATGATGCCCGAGTGGACCTATCATGAGTTGTATCGCAAACTCCGAAGGACTCTGGACCCGACACTCTCCTCCAAAAAGGGATTGTTTCTCATCTTTTCTGCATTGATTCTCATGGTGTATCTGGGACCTTCCATCCTATCCTGGCTATTTGATCGGAGATCCTCTCATCCCTCCGCCATCTTCAGAAATGGCGATGATTATGCAGAACTCCTGGACCAATTCCCACTCGGCAGTTGTCTCCACGAGCCTCTCTCCGTGTACATGGACGATCTTCTTCGTGGCGATGCTCACATTGTGAGAAATACAGAGTCTCATGAATACCTTCCTTATGTGGGCAATGGATATTTTGGTCTCTCTGTTGAACCAGAATCTCAGTTCTACGTTTTTGGAGCTAAAAGAACCCTCAATGCTCCTTTACACTTCAAGCCCCTTGTCAATGTTGAGCTTAAAGTATCACACTGGAGAAATGAAATGGAGGAAGCAGCCagtattgttcatttttcttcCGGTTTTGTGTATCAACATCGATGTCCCAAAGATGATGAGAATTCTGGAATTACGATTTCCCAAACCATTTTTGCTCATAGGAAAATACCACATATTCTcgttcaagaaataaaattagataatccatctaataaagaaaatactttcaaTTTAAGGCGTAGCGGTATTCACAAGGAGTGGAAAACTTCTGAATTTGCTACTCAAGcaaa aatccAAGATCAGGAGTACTTCATATCCACTGGATCTGAACCCTATCCTGCTCCTGAAGAATCAGATAATCCTTCAACTGTAGACCTTATTCGAGTTGTTACAATTGTGTATCCTAAATTAGAGAAAACAATAACTGTGGCACCAAGGTCATCAGAAACGCTTATTATTTATACGGCCCTTGTTTACTCGGATCCTATTCACCCCCAGGaagatatcaaaaaagaaagaacaagAACTCAGTCTAGAGCAACAGAT GCCTTGACAAAAGCGGTCAAGGAATCTTATTACAAGTTTAGACAAAGCCATGAATCCATATGGAGACATAATTTATGGAATACAGGATTTGGAATAAGTTATTCTTATGCAGATGATGCAGTAAATGGACATAAAATTAATGCAACTATTTATTATGTTCTGAGTCAAGTACCTGCCTTGATTCATTCCATTTATACACCACCTGAATCTCGAAATAAGCTTCAAAGCCATTTGAATTTTCCTGAAGGATGCTATGGAGGTCAACCATCGACCCT aaacgCTCCTAATTTGTGGACTTCTTTAGCTACTGTGTCTAAAGTGAACTACGTCGTCAAACTTTGGAAGCTCTCCTTAGAAAAACAT GGATGTCATGCCATGTTGAAGGCTGGTGCTGATGGAGTTTCTCAGGCCATGGTTTTGAGCTTTATGGGTCTCAATTTCCGTCAACATCATCTTGAATTGAACGCTCATCCAAAAGATCTACACAGAGACTTTTATATCAGGCGGCTACGTTTGGGAGGTAATGGCACTCAAGTGAATCTGGGTGTAATTGTTCAGAATGATAATAAAGCTTTACTTCGAGTTTCTCTCGAGAAACAATCTCAAAATTACTATTATGCCTGTGATGCTGGCTGCCTTGATCCCCCAGTCAAATTAGGGACTGTTCCCAAGGATTTTCCAGTCAAGTTGACCGAACCTGTTACGGCCATTTTGTATATTACATCTGATTATTCACATATTTTAGAACTTAAGGATACTATTCACGTTCGTGAAGTAGCGGATG ctcCAGCCCATGAGCATCACGTTATTGCGCTGCACAAACATGGTAATAAATTAGGAGGTCTTCCAACCATATTTTGGTTTTCCATTggcttcttcatttttgtttttcacgTCTTCCTTTTTAAGTTAGTATGGCAAGAGTATTGTTCCGGAAATGATAAGATAAGAACAag GAGTCGTAGCTATTATTGGTATAATTGA